Proteins from one Thaumasiovibrio subtropicus genomic window:
- a CDS encoding threonine/serine ThrE exporter family protein — translation MRDSTTQEEQRAVARVCVKVGQILLQHGAESALVVDLTRRMGLALGVDSVEVSLSASSMVLTTLADGHCITTARRCPDRGINMQMITQVQRICIMAEHGIADRRAVMEKLERLVPMRYNRWLVLIMIGLSCASFARIAGGDLLIMALTFTASSCGMLVRQTLAHRHFNPLINFGATAFVTTAIAALGVRFQLGNQPFLVMASSVLMLVPGVPLINAVSDMVKGFINMGIARWTMASLLTLSTCLGIVLAMNLLDVWGWLA, via the coding sequence ATGAGGGATTCGACGACGCAAGAAGAGCAGCGTGCCGTCGCACGTGTATGTGTAAAAGTAGGGCAGATCTTATTGCAGCATGGTGCGGAGAGTGCCTTGGTTGTTGATCTTACGCGACGAATGGGGTTGGCTTTAGGCGTCGATAGTGTTGAGGTCTCGCTATCTGCGAGCTCGATGGTGTTAACAACATTGGCTGATGGTCACTGTATTACCACCGCCCGCCGATGCCCAGATCGCGGCATTAACATGCAGATGATCACGCAAGTGCAACGGATCTGTATTATGGCGGAGCATGGTATCGCAGATCGACGCGCAGTGATGGAGAAGCTAGAGCGGCTCGTGCCCATGCGCTACAACCGTTGGCTTGTTCTGATCATGATCGGACTTTCCTGTGCAAGCTTTGCGCGGATCGCGGGTGGGGACTTGCTGATCATGGCGCTCACCTTTACGGCATCCAGCTGTGGCATGCTGGTGAGACAGACCTTAGCCCATCGCCATTTTAATCCATTGATCAATTTTGGTGCGACTGCGTTTGTAACGACTGCGATTGCGGCCCTAGGCGTGCGTTTTCAATTAGGGAATCAACCTTTTCTCGTCATGGCATCATCTGTATTGATGTTAGTTCCAGGTGTACCGCTGATTAATGCGGTCTCTGACATGGTGAAAGGGTTTATCAATATGGGGATTGCACGCTGGACAATGGCTTCTCTACTGACGCTATCCACATGTTTAGGCATTGTATTAGCAATGAACTTGCTTGATGTCTGGGGGTGGTTGGCATGA
- the apaH gene encoding bis(5'-nucleosyl)-tetraphosphatase (symmetrical) ApaH, translated as MANYIIGDLQGCFEEFDALLAQVQFHPKRDTLWLCGDLVARGEDSLQCLRKVIALGDSAKTVLGNHDLHLLATAAGFKKAKPKDKVQPILDAEDSHALLHWLSEQPLLLEHEAFVITHAGIPPQWDIKTAKKQAQKVSDILRSERKHWLLENMYGNQPDRWQPDLSEIESLRFTINALTRMRFCYPDGTLDAECKFAPDDLPKESPLAPWFELADRKPLKKPVVFGHWAALNGKFDGPEYGLDTGCVWGNVLTMLRWEDKQRFTQPALR; from the coding sequence ATGGCTAATTACATTATTGGCGACTTACAAGGCTGCTTCGAGGAGTTCGATGCCCTCCTCGCGCAAGTTCAGTTTCACCCCAAGCGAGACACACTATGGTTATGTGGCGATCTCGTCGCGCGTGGTGAGGACTCGCTGCAATGTCTGCGAAAAGTGATCGCATTAGGGGACAGCGCAAAAACCGTCCTCGGCAATCACGACTTACATTTGCTAGCGACGGCTGCCGGATTTAAAAAGGCAAAGCCCAAAGACAAGGTTCAACCCATTCTGGATGCAGAAGACAGTCATGCCCTGCTTCACTGGCTGAGTGAACAACCTCTGTTGCTGGAACACGAAGCGTTCGTGATCACCCATGCGGGTATCCCGCCGCAATGGGATATAAAAACGGCTAAAAAACAAGCCCAAAAAGTCAGCGACATCTTACGATCAGAACGAAAACACTGGCTGTTAGAAAACATGTACGGCAACCAACCTGATCGCTGGCAACCCGATCTATCGGAAATTGAATCGCTACGTTTTACCATTAACGCTCTAACACGAATGCGTTTTTGCTATCCTGACGGCACCTTGGATGCGGAGTGTAAATTTGCGCCGGATGATTTACCGAAAGAGAGCCCGCTTGCACCTTGGTTTGAACTCGCTGATAGAAAGCCGCTCAAAAAGCCGGTCGTGTTTGGCCACTGGGCCGCTCTCAATGGCAAGTTTGATGGTCCAGAATATGGCTTAGACACCGGATGTGTCTGGGGAAATGTACTCACCATGCTACGTTGGGAAGACAAGCAACGCTTTACCCAACCCGCGCTCCGCTAG
- the surA gene encoding peptidylprolyl isomerase SurA, with protein sequence MNNWKQCVAGLVMASLSLTANAAPQELDRIVTIVNNGVILQSDIDNMYDSVVRNATSSGQSLPPSNILREQILEQQVLETLQIQEADRYGIRIDDNMLDLAIQDIAETQQRTVSELRRMIESDGMSYSAFREQVRRELTASEARNALVRRRINILPQEVESLADRISEETLSNVQYNISDIQLRFPDGASKQQRDDVKAQAERLVAQLEAGANFAELAIAYSKGPRALQGGSWGWQRKEEMPTVFADEIDAHGKGAIIGPFMSGVGYHILKIDDVKGLESVSVMEVNARHVLVKTSVILSDEGAQRQLNRARQAIIEGDKIFGDVAAELSADPGSAAQQGELGWQTPDLYVPEFKEMVETLPVGIVSEPFKTVHGWHIVEVIERRNVDRTDAAFKNRAYRILFNRKFNEEAQAWMQELMAGAYIENVEADNDI encoded by the coding sequence ATGAACAATTGGAAGCAGTGCGTGGCCGGCTTGGTCATGGCAAGTCTCAGCCTTACTGCCAATGCAGCACCGCAAGAGCTTGATCGCATCGTCACTATCGTGAACAACGGCGTGATATTACAAAGTGACATCGACAATATGTATGACAGTGTGGTTCGCAATGCGACCAGCAGTGGTCAAAGTCTCCCACCGAGCAACATTTTGCGCGAGCAGATCCTCGAACAGCAAGTACTGGAAACACTACAGATCCAAGAAGCAGATCGCTACGGTATCCGCATTGATGACAACATGCTCGACCTGGCTATCCAAGATATAGCGGAAACACAACAGCGCACCGTTTCCGAACTGCGCCGCATGATTGAATCTGATGGCATGAGCTATAGCGCTTTTCGTGAGCAAGTACGTCGTGAGTTAACTGCATCAGAAGCGCGCAATGCATTAGTACGTCGCCGCATTAACATATTACCTCAAGAAGTCGAATCTCTCGCTGACCGTATCAGTGAGGAGACTCTGTCAAACGTGCAATACAATATCAGTGATATTCAACTGCGTTTCCCTGATGGGGCAAGCAAACAGCAGCGTGATGATGTCAAAGCGCAGGCTGAGCGCCTCGTCGCACAGCTTGAAGCTGGTGCAAATTTTGCGGAACTCGCTATTGCTTACTCGAAAGGGCCGCGCGCGCTACAAGGGGGTAGTTGGGGATGGCAACGCAAAGAAGAGATGCCTACCGTCTTCGCTGACGAAATCGATGCCCATGGAAAAGGCGCCATCATTGGGCCATTCATGAGTGGTGTCGGTTATCACATCCTCAAAATTGATGATGTCAAAGGACTTGAGTCTGTTTCAGTGATGGAAGTCAATGCGCGCCACGTGCTCGTTAAAACCTCCGTCATTCTGAGCGATGAAGGCGCGCAACGCCAACTAAACCGTGCTCGTCAAGCGATTATCGAAGGTGACAAGATCTTTGGCGATGTTGCCGCAGAACTGAGTGCTGATCCTGGTTCAGCAGCCCAACAAGGTGAGCTCGGTTGGCAAACACCTGACCTTTACGTACCTGAATTTAAAGAGATGGTAGAAACACTGCCTGTCGGCATCGTCAGTGAGCCCTTCAAAACCGTCCACGGTTGGCACATTGTTGAAGTCATCGAGCGTCGTAACGTCGACCGAACAGATGCGGCATTTAAAAACCGTGCCTACCGCATATTGTTCAACCGTAAGTTCAACGAAGAGGCGCAAGCTTGGATGCAAGAGTTAATGGCTGGCGCCTATATCGAAAATGTCGAGGCTGATAATGACATCTAA
- the pdxA gene encoding 4-hydroxythreonine-4-phosphate dehydrogenase PdxA: MTSNCQRLVITPGEPAGIGPDLVLALLQEAWPHQLVIAASAAMLEQRAIELGLPLTIKEYRADESPQPNQPGVAIVDDIPLGSPVVTGELNEKNGQYVLDTLARAAQGCLSGEFAAVVTGPVHKGVINRAGISFSGHTEFFAQQSNTPQVVMMLATEGLRVALVTTHIPLAYVSQAITPDRLKEVIRILHQDLKNKFGLADPKIYVCGLNPHAGEDGCLGTEEIDTITPTLATLRDEEGMTLIGPLPADTIFQEKYLADADTVLAMYHDQGLPVLKYKGFGKSVNITLGLPFIRTSVDHGTALDLAGTGQADLGSLRTALAHALELVEKHK; this comes from the coding sequence ATGACATCTAACTGTCAACGTTTAGTCATTACACCGGGAGAGCCCGCTGGTATCGGCCCCGATTTAGTGCTCGCGTTGTTGCAAGAGGCGTGGCCTCACCAACTCGTTATCGCCGCAAGTGCTGCGATGTTAGAGCAGCGAGCCATAGAACTTGGTCTGCCTCTTACCATTAAAGAGTATCGCGCTGACGAGTCCCCTCAGCCCAATCAACCCGGCGTTGCGATTGTCGATGACATTCCCCTTGGTTCTCCCGTTGTGACGGGAGAACTCAATGAAAAGAATGGTCAGTATGTTCTCGATACGCTCGCGCGTGCCGCACAAGGCTGTTTAAGTGGTGAATTTGCTGCGGTCGTCACGGGTCCTGTACACAAGGGGGTCATTAACCGCGCTGGGATCTCCTTTAGTGGCCACACCGAGTTCTTTGCCCAGCAGTCCAACACCCCACAAGTGGTCATGATGCTGGCAACAGAAGGATTGAGAGTCGCCTTAGTCACGACTCATATCCCACTTGCTTATGTCTCTCAAGCGATCACCCCAGATCGCCTCAAAGAGGTCATTCGCATCCTACATCAAGACTTGAAAAACAAGTTTGGGTTAGCGGATCCAAAAATCTATGTCTGCGGGTTAAATCCTCACGCAGGCGAAGATGGCTGTTTGGGCACCGAAGAAATTGATACTATTACGCCAACATTGGCGACCTTACGTGATGAAGAGGGTATGACCCTGATAGGTCCCCTGCCTGCAGACACCATTTTCCAGGAAAAATACTTGGCAGATGCTGACACTGTACTCGCGATGTACCACGACCAAGGGCTTCCTGTCCTAAAATATAAAGGTTTTGGTAAATCCGTTAACATTACGTTAGGCTTACCATTCATTAGAACTTCAGTAGATCATGGTACCGCACTGGATTTAGCCGGTACCGGACAGGCAGACTTGGGCAGTCTTCGGACAGCACTGGCCCACGCCTTAGAATTGGTAGAAAAACATAAATGA
- the lptD gene encoding LPS assembly protein LptD yields the protein MSLTSRSVIATAISLALYGPHAVAKDCLQRPGIDQPVENICMQAPSPSEINAMPVVIEADYAEAHQDNKATYQGNVVVTQGPRRMEAEQAIIRQPENVVTAYGDVLVTDPQFVVNADRVHANLTDETATMYQADYSLMCELGRGEAGLIAKESATELRLKEASFTTCPVNDNSWSFSAENIEYDQTQPYADLYGAKFAIKDVPVMYIPYIRLPVGEERLTGFLYPNASYGSRNGLEIETPFYWNIAPNYDLTLTPTFMQRRGVLGHAQFRYLNAVGEGSLTGEYIHTDRESRADGAMWAYNWTHNATYAQHWSLSTNFSEVSQFDYFEKGLGSTLGSREDSSLLQTGSIGYRSANWDTTLTVKDFQSLTVDGTSNLYRVMPQFTANYYDLMLPLGLEASIMGQMSRFENDDKTKPSAGRLHLEPTLYFPYAASWWTLESEAKLMYTRYDQEFDPVLNPDLVGLRENATRTVPSIRVLSGVTLEREANAFGSAYLQTLEPKVQYLFVEEVEQTGIYNPLNAGQTGYDTSLLQLDYHGLFRDRQYSGVDYIAPANQFTIGASTRFFDEQYRERFIFSFGQIFYLNKVTNFTGNEVDYSASAFETEFNYGDRTFFTAGLQYDGSEKEIQYGHVTGEYRIGENYLQANYRYISQSYLQQSLPDNDISSFTEEGISQAGFSAGLRLTDSWFAYGDVFYDTNEAIMSESQIALIYESCCWAVSFGYNEYLKFRENLTAEPEYDTNVSLSFRLLGLGGRSGFEYKQASGNALSYGRPFYLNN from the coding sequence ATGTCATTGACCTCCCGCAGTGTTATCGCGACTGCGATCTCCTTAGCGCTTTATGGGCCTCATGCCGTTGCAAAAGATTGCCTGCAACGCCCCGGTATTGATCAACCCGTTGAAAATATCTGTATGCAGGCGCCGTCTCCTAGTGAGATCAATGCCATGCCCGTTGTTATCGAAGCCGATTACGCAGAGGCGCATCAAGACAATAAAGCGACTTATCAAGGCAATGTGGTTGTCACTCAAGGTCCGCGTCGTATGGAAGCCGAGCAGGCTATTATCCGCCAACCTGAAAATGTGGTCACCGCCTATGGCGATGTGTTAGTCACAGATCCACAGTTCGTCGTCAATGCAGATCGGGTTCATGCCAATCTCACTGACGAAACTGCCACTATGTATCAAGCTGACTACAGCTTAATGTGTGAACTTGGCCGTGGAGAGGCGGGACTAATTGCCAAAGAAAGCGCAACTGAACTGCGCTTAAAAGAAGCCAGCTTTACCACTTGCCCCGTCAATGATAACAGTTGGTCATTCTCCGCAGAAAACATCGAGTATGATCAAACTCAACCTTATGCTGATCTGTATGGCGCCAAGTTTGCCATTAAAGATGTCCCTGTCATGTATATCCCCTATATTCGCTTACCGGTCGGCGAAGAGCGTTTAACGGGCTTTTTATACCCGAATGCAAGTTACGGCTCTCGCAATGGTCTAGAAATTGAAACCCCCTTTTACTGGAATATTGCGCCTAACTACGACTTGACGCTTACCCCAACCTTTATGCAACGTCGTGGGGTGTTAGGTCATGCCCAGTTCCGCTACCTCAATGCTGTCGGTGAAGGCTCGTTGACGGGGGAATATATTCATACCGATCGCGAAAGCCGTGCTGACGGTGCTATGTGGGCTTACAACTGGACGCACAACGCTACCTATGCACAGCACTGGAGCTTGAGTACCAACTTCAGCGAGGTGAGTCAGTTTGACTATTTTGAAAAAGGACTAGGTTCAACGCTCGGTAGTCGTGAAGATTCAAGCTTATTGCAAACGGGGTCGATCGGTTATCGCAGTGCCAACTGGGATACCACATTGACAGTAAAGGACTTCCAATCTTTAACTGTTGACGGCACCAGCAACCTTTATCGGGTCATGCCGCAGTTCACTGCGAACTACTATGATCTCATGCTGCCGCTGGGGTTAGAAGCGTCGATAATGGGGCAAATGAGCCGCTTTGAGAACGATGATAAAACCAAACCGTCGGCTGGTCGTCTTCACTTGGAGCCAACACTCTATTTCCCTTATGCCGCTTCTTGGTGGACGCTCGAATCTGAAGCAAAACTCATGTACACCCGCTACGATCAGGAATTTGATCCTGTCCTGAATCCGGACCTCGTTGGATTACGTGAAAATGCCACACGAACCGTGCCGAGCATTCGCGTTTTGTCCGGCGTCACACTTGAGCGAGAAGCCAATGCCTTCGGCAGTGCTTACTTACAAACACTCGAACCTAAGGTTCAGTATCTGTTTGTCGAAGAAGTCGAGCAAACCGGTATCTACAACCCGCTCAATGCTGGGCAGACTGGCTATGACACTAGCTTACTTCAGCTTGACTACCATGGATTATTCCGTGACCGCCAATACAGTGGCGTAGACTACATCGCTCCCGCGAATCAATTTACTATTGGTGCTTCAACACGATTTTTTGATGAGCAATACCGCGAACGCTTTATCTTCTCCTTTGGACAGATCTTCTATCTCAACAAGGTGACCAACTTTACTGGAAACGAAGTCGATTATTCAGCATCGGCGTTTGAAACAGAGTTTAACTACGGTGACCGCACCTTCTTCACCGCAGGACTGCAATATGACGGCAGTGAAAAAGAGATCCAATATGGCCATGTCACGGGTGAGTACCGTATAGGCGAAAACTACTTACAAGCGAACTATCGTTACATCTCGCAGTCATACCTACAACAGAGCTTACCGGATAATGATATCAGTAGCTTTACAGAAGAAGGGATTTCACAAGCAGGTTTCTCTGCCGGTTTACGCCTGACTGACAGCTGGTTTGCGTATGGCGATGTCTTCTACGACACCAATGAAGCCATCATGTCAGAAAGCCAAATCGCGCTAATCTATGAGTCCTGCTGCTGGGCGGTCTCATTTGGCTACAATGAATACCTTAAGTTCCGTGAGAACCTAACAGCAGAGCCTGAATACGATACTAACGTCAGCTTGTCATTCCGACTGCTTGGCCTCGGTGGACGTAGCGGGTTTGAGTATAAACAAGCGAGCGGTAATGCCCTGAGTTATGGCCGTCCGTTTTACCTGAACAACTAA
- the rsmA gene encoding 16S rRNA (adenine(1518)-N(6)/adenine(1519)-N(6))-dimethyltransferase RsmA, translated as MSSDQVHLGHRARKRFGQNFLHDEYIIDGIVSAINPLSDDILVEIGPGLGALTEPVGREVDHFHVVELDRDLAERLRHHPFLSSKLTIHEGDAMQFDFGQLLQEDKQLRIFGNLPYNVSTPLIFHLLTFHDKVQDMHFMLQKEVVNRLAAGPGTKAYGRLTVMAQYYCKVVPVLEVPPSAFKPAPKVDSAVVRLVPYDVLPHPTTSLKWLERVCREGFNQRRKTIRNCYKGLLSAETLEELGINPSMRPEGLTIEQFVAMANWLDANHKAA; from the coding sequence ATGAGTAGTGATCAGGTTCACTTAGGTCACCGCGCTCGTAAGCGCTTTGGTCAAAATTTCCTTCATGATGAATACATCATTGATGGCATCGTTTCCGCCATCAACCCACTTAGTGACGATATATTAGTTGAGATCGGCCCTGGTCTCGGTGCATTAACTGAGCCTGTAGGCCGTGAAGTTGACCACTTTCATGTCGTTGAGCTGGACCGTGACTTGGCAGAGCGTCTTCGTCACCACCCGTTTCTAAGCAGCAAATTGACCATCCACGAAGGGGATGCCATGCAGTTCGACTTCGGTCAGCTACTGCAAGAAGATAAACAACTGCGCATCTTCGGTAATCTGCCGTACAACGTATCGACACCCTTGATTTTCCACCTTCTAACCTTCCACGACAAAGTGCAAGACATGCACTTTATGCTGCAAAAAGAAGTGGTCAATCGCCTTGCTGCGGGACCAGGCACCAAAGCCTATGGTCGCCTTACGGTGATGGCGCAATATTACTGTAAAGTGGTACCTGTTCTCGAAGTGCCGCCTTCAGCATTCAAGCCAGCCCCCAAAGTTGATTCGGCGGTAGTCCGCTTAGTCCCCTATGATGTCCTACCACATCCAACCACCAGCCTAAAGTGGCTGGAGCGCGTATGTCGAGAAGGCTTCAATCAGCGCCGTAAAACAATACGGAACTGCTACAAAGGGCTTTTGAGCGCCGAAACCTTAGAAGAGTTGGGGATCAACCCTTCCATGCGCCCAGAAGGCTTAACCATTGAACAGTTTGTTGCGATGGCAAACTGGTTGGATGCCAACCACAAAGCAGCCTAA
- the folA gene encoding type 3 dihydrofolate reductase has protein sequence MKISMIAAMANDRVIGKDNDMPWHLPADFAWFKRCTMGKPVVMGRKTYESIGRPLPGRRNIVVSRNTELQIEGVDVVGSFDAAKALVQGEDELMVIGGGRFYEHCLPEADLLYLTFIDADIDGDTRFPEWGEAWQTTHTEMHNADEKNAYNLTFTVWERSE, from the coding sequence ATGAAAATTAGCATGATCGCCGCGATGGCAAATGATCGAGTCATTGGTAAAGACAATGATATGCCGTGGCATTTGCCCGCTGACTTCGCTTGGTTTAAGCGTTGTACTATGGGCAAGCCTGTTGTGATGGGGCGAAAAACGTACGAGTCTATCGGTCGACCATTGCCAGGGCGCCGTAATATTGTAGTGAGCCGAAATACTGAACTTCAGATTGAAGGTGTGGATGTTGTGGGCTCATTTGATGCGGCAAAAGCCTTGGTACAAGGTGAGGATGAGTTAATGGTCATCGGTGGTGGACGTTTTTACGAGCACTGTTTACCTGAGGCGGACTTACTCTATTTGACCTTTATCGATGCCGATATCGATGGGGATACGCGTTTCCCTGAGTGGGGTGAAGCGTGGCAAACGACGCACACTGAGATGCATAACGCAGATGAGAAAAATGCGTATAACCTGACCTTTACGGTGTGGGAACGCAGTGAGTGA
- a CDS encoding methyl-accepting chemotaxis protein, which translates to MSKFSLRNISIFKKLNGLIAIAILTLIVLVAISVNALRNTAFNERQSQLQAQVETAISVVESFIAQSNSYGRNSAESLAKVTLNSMRYNEDNFFWIIDNKGRMVNYPIDKSQEGKVMTNDLDANGFNFWQVIINQAAAEQQGYIEYTLLNANGQPVDLLGYFEYVEEWDWIVGTRLHIEDINQQVITDTLPQIIITLIASLFLLIVGYFFTRDITRPLSRIMSQFEQISEGDLRVDLKLKRKDELGQMAERLDESIDNIRAILSLANESAQKSTAMAASIASASEETAQSVTAQQSELEQLAGAMSQMTSSISDVAKNAELGAQSSRTVAAQTLEGRDAMQQTVATINNVQAQIGQAGKIVDTLKQGVLQIGDITTVIGGISEQTNLLALNAAIEAARAGDQGRGFAVVADEVRNLAGRTSDSTGEIERTIESLTQSALDAAEAMERSLNDTIASVEQVNHSQGDLNNIATEVSEASDMVSHIATSAEEQGQVAADVNRSVGNIRQSANDVSEAAQHLAEQSKSLAFTAEELGNQIQLFKI; encoded by the coding sequence ATGAGCAAGTTCTCTCTTCGCAATATCTCTATCTTTAAGAAGCTTAACGGCTTGATAGCCATTGCGATACTGACCCTTATCGTCTTGGTTGCGATCAGTGTCAATGCACTGAGAAACACCGCATTTAATGAGCGCCAAAGCCAACTGCAAGCACAGGTCGAAACGGCGATCAGTGTCGTTGAATCGTTTATTGCGCAAAGCAACTCTTATGGGCGAAACAGTGCAGAATCGCTTGCAAAAGTAACACTCAACTCCATGCGGTATAACGAAGATAACTTCTTTTGGATCATTGATAACAAAGGCCGTATGGTTAACTACCCGATTGATAAATCTCAAGAAGGGAAAGTGATGACCAACGACCTTGATGCGAATGGATTTAACTTTTGGCAAGTGATCATCAATCAAGCGGCGGCAGAGCAACAAGGCTACATCGAATATACCTTGCTTAATGCCAATGGCCAGCCCGTCGATCTCCTCGGTTACTTTGAATATGTTGAAGAGTGGGATTGGATTGTTGGCACGCGCTTGCATATTGAAGACATCAATCAACAGGTGATCACCGATACCTTGCCACAAATCATCATCACTTTGATCGCTTCGCTCTTTTTATTGATCGTCGGCTACTTCTTCACGCGAGACATCACTCGTCCTCTGAGTCGCATCATGAGCCAGTTTGAGCAGATCTCAGAGGGGGATCTACGCGTCGATCTAAAACTCAAGCGCAAAGATGAGCTGGGACAAATGGCTGAACGCCTCGATGAGTCCATCGATAATATCCGTGCCATTCTTTCGCTCGCCAATGAGTCCGCTCAAAAGTCAACGGCGATGGCGGCTTCAATCGCCTCTGCCTCTGAAGAAACGGCACAGAGCGTCACCGCACAGCAATCCGAACTAGAACAACTTGCTGGCGCGATGTCACAAATGACATCCTCGATATCTGACGTCGCGAAGAATGCGGAGCTAGGTGCGCAGAGTAGTCGAACCGTCGCCGCTCAAACACTGGAAGGCAGAGACGCGATGCAGCAAACCGTCGCCACCATCAACAATGTGCAGGCGCAAATTGGCCAAGCTGGCAAAATCGTCGATACCTTAAAACAAGGCGTGCTACAGATCGGTGATATCACCACTGTCATCGGGGGGATTTCCGAACAGACCAACCTACTCGCGCTTAACGCCGCCATTGAAGCGGCACGTGCTGGTGATCAGGGTAGAGGTTTTGCTGTGGTAGCCGATGAAGTAAGAAACCTCGCAGGACGCACATCAGATTCAACCGGGGAAATCGAGCGCACCATTGAAAGCCTCACCCAAAGTGCATTGGATGCGGCAGAAGCCATGGAACGGAGCCTCAATGACACTATCGCCAGTGTTGAACAGGTCAATCATAGCCAAGGCGATTTAAATAACATTGCCACAGAAGTCAGTGAAGCGAGCGATATGGTTTCTCACATCGCAACATCAGCAGAAGAACAAGGACAAGTTGCTGCAGACGTGAATCGCAGTGTTGGCAACATCCGCCAATCTGCAAATGATGTCAGTGAAGCCGCCCAGCATCTCGCTGAGCAGAGTAAAAGCCTCGCGTTTACTGCAGAAGAGCTCGGCAACCAAATTCAGCTCTTTAAGATCTAA
- the apaG gene encoding Co2+/Mg2+ efflux protein ApaG gives MESKPLFTYHVVTHYIEDQSQPDQDRYAFSYTITIRNVGTVAATLQSRRWLITDANGKQSEVEGPGVVGKHPHILPNDTFTYTSGAVIETEVGVMQGFYLFEDNAGQQHQSDIPPFRLAIPNILH, from the coding sequence ATGGAAAGCAAACCACTATTTACCTACCACGTCGTTACCCACTACATTGAAGATCAATCTCAGCCCGACCAAGATCGTTACGCGTTTTCCTATACGATTACGATTCGCAATGTCGGCACCGTAGCAGCAACGCTCCAGTCACGACGCTGGCTAATCACCGACGCCAACGGCAAACAGAGTGAAGTCGAAGGGCCTGGCGTGGTTGGGAAGCACCCGCATATCTTGCCAAATGATACCTTTACTTACACGAGCGGCGCTGTCATCGAAACCGAAGTCGGCGTCATGCAAGGTTTCTACCTTTTCGAAGATAATGCTGGCCAGCAGCACCAAAGTGACATTCCTCCTTTTCGCTTAGCGATACCTAACATTCTGCATTAA
- a CDS encoding threonine/serine exporter family protein codes for MVGMNTVMMMLHNGLFAIVPAVGFALLFNVPVKALKFCAMGGALGHMLRYLLIDCGLSIEMSSFIAAAAIGFLGVYWSQRFLAHPKVFTVAAVIPMVPGVFAFKAMIALVEINQQGFSEPLLAALFENLLKALFIIAGLAIGLALPGLLFYRRRSVV; via the coding sequence GTGGTTGGCATGAACACCGTGATGATGATGCTACATAATGGCTTGTTTGCCATCGTGCCAGCCGTGGGGTTTGCACTGCTTTTTAACGTGCCAGTTAAGGCATTAAAGTTCTGTGCGATGGGCGGTGCGCTAGGCCATATGCTTCGTTACCTGTTAATTGACTGTGGGCTGTCGATTGAGATGTCGAGTTTTATTGCCGCAGCGGCAATTGGTTTTCTCGGTGTGTATTGGTCGCAGCGCTTTTTGGCACACCCGAAAGTCTTCACTGTCGCCGCAGTTATCCCTATGGTGCCGGGTGTGTTTGCGTTTAAAGCGATGATTGCGTTGGTAGAGATCAATCAACAAGGCTTCAGTGAGCCTTTGTTGGCGGCACTGTTTGAGAATCTGTTAAAAGCTTTGTTTATTATCGCAGGATTGGCAATAGGGCTAGCATTGCCCGGGCTATTGTTTTATCGTCGCCGCAGTGTGGTGTAA